The Vicia villosa cultivar HV-30 ecotype Madison, WI linkage group LG1, Vvil1.0, whole genome shotgun sequence genome includes a region encoding these proteins:
- the LOC131654974 gene encoding uncharacterized protein LOC131654974, producing the protein MKKFLLERGLRPRSNSAKAVGIETPATLDEFLLKTQTYIQYEEKEAAHAVCNSRQEESSKNGRQDDSRRGTGKKKDDKGRDPKDYKAPAGKFREYTPLNALRERILNECANAEFQTGKVRFPKTMQARPNVDKSKFYRFHKGHGHNTEDCIHLKDAIEILIREGHLKQYAKKQEAAKEAKPVTEEKPTEVTPAMQVAMSITRPEDFRLPDWARSEAAPSPLIPWETFPSVMVISGGGFSKLTVGSVKRKFDELLSASSSKTAALDHAQSSPSSISFYKEELPDGVPNATIPLLIRARMANFDVRCILVDQGSSVDIMYSQLFKTLQLNDSHLTPYVGSDLQGFNGTVTKELIVSIGSVETTRVVKVQFLVIDCPSIYQCILGCPTLAELIAVPSTVHLKLKYYTAKGHVATLNGDIEAARRCFEASAKGLRSIKTVPQDKTVTSAISEPNKPIPRIDTVDLDNRFLKKPEQGTHSETSEKGLRPIPDRDFELVSLGEDPTRGVKIGADLPELAKK; encoded by the coding sequence ATGAAAAAATTCTTGCTCGAGCGAGGCCTCCGGCCACGCTCAAACTCCGCAAAGGCCGTTGGGATCGAAACACCGGCCACTCTGGACGAATTCCTTCTCAAAACCCAGACATACATACAGTATGAGGAGAAAGAAGCCGCTCATGCAGTCTGTAACTCCAGGCAGGAAGAAAGCAGTAAAAATGGCCGTCAAGACGATTCCCGTCGGGGAACAGGCAAAAAGAAAGACGACAAGGGCCGAGATCCCAAGGACTACAAGGCCCCGGCCGGAAAATTCCGAGAGTACACCCCGCTCAACGCTTTGAGGGAACGCATCCTAAATGAATGCGCGAACGCCGAATTTCAGACGGGCAAGGTCCGCTTCCCTAAGACCATGCAGGCACGACCAAATGTAGATAAATCGAAGTTCTACCGATTCCACAAAGGCCACGGACATAACACTGAGGACTGCATCCACCTAAAGGATGCCATAGAAATATTAATCCGGGAAGGGCATCTGAAGCAATACGCGAAGAAGCAAGAAGCTGCAAAAGAAGCCAAACCGGTCACCGAAGAAAAGCCAACGGAGGTCACGCCCGCCATGCAAGTAGCCATGAGCATCACCAGGCCAGAGGACTTTCGCCTCCCTGATTGGGCTAGGTCGGAAGCCGCCCCCTCTCCTCTCATTCCGTGGGAAACGTTCCCCTCCGTCATGGTCATATCCGGAGGGGGATTCAGCAAACTCACCGTCGGATCCGTAAAACGAAAGTTCGACGAGTTACTCTCTGCCAGTTCGAGCAAAACCGCCGCTCTCGACCACGCCCAAAGCAGCCCATCCTCTATATCTTTCTACAAAGAGGAACTGCCCGACGGAGTGCCCAACGCGACCATACCCCTCCTCATCCGAGCTCGGATGGCCAACTTTGACGTGCGATGCATACTGGTCGATCAAGGAAGTTCggtggacatcatgtactcccaactaTTCAAAACATTGCAGCTCAATGACAGCCACCTTACCCCCTATGTAGGATCAGACCTACAAGGTTTCAATGGCACTGTGACCAAAGAGCTCATCGTTTCAATTGGATCGGTAGAAACCACGAGGGTCGTCAAGGTCCAATTCCTAGTCATTGACTGCCCCTCGATCTACCAGTGCATCTTAGGATGCCCAACCCTGGCCGAGTTAATCGCGGTCCCTTCAACCGTGCACCTCAAACTCAAATACTACACGGCCAAAGGACATGTCGCGACACTCAACGGTGACATCGAAGCGGCCAGAAGGTGCTTCGAAGCCTCCGCCAAAGGTCTGAGATCGATAAAGACAGTTCCTCAAGACAAGACAGTGACCAGCGCCATCTCAGAACCCAACAAACCAATCCCGCGCATCGACACTGTCGACCTAGACAACCGCTTCCTTAAAAAGCCCGAGCAGGGCACCCACTCGGAGACATCTGAGAAGGGCCTCCGGCCTATTCCAGACAGAGATTTCGAGCTCGTTTCCCTCGGGGAAGATCCGACCAGAGGAGTCAAGATCGGAGCTGACCTGCCGGAACTCGCAAAAAAATAA